Below is a genomic region from Microbulbifer sp. ALW1.
GCGCGTTTATTGGTACGGAACTTGGAGACTGGCTCAACGGGGAAGGAATCAATGAGCTGGTTATCTGTGGCGTACTGACGAATAACTCCATCGATGCAACGGTGCGGGTAGCTGCTGGTCTGGGCTATGGCGTTTTGATTCCCGCGGATGCCACTGCGGCCTTTCCGCTACCACGCCTTGATGGAAAGTTCGTTGCCGCTGAAGACGTACACTGGATTTTTCTGAGCAATCTTGACGGTGAATACGGCAGGGTTTGTTCTGCAGAGCAATTACTGGGAAGCCTGCGCGAAATGGCGAGGTAAATAGAGTGCTGGTATCCCTACTCCACCGTCTCTCTGTCGGTCGGGTTTTTTCTGCTGTTTGAAGCCTGTTGCTCCACTTCCAGAATCCGCTTCGGTGCCAGTGTTTCAATGGTATACCCCTGCGGGTAACTTCGGTATCCATCGGGCCAGGCTGGCTCTCCGGATCGGCCAAAGAATGCCAGCCACTTCGCGCGCAATTTCAGTGCGCCCGGCACGATTGACCGATAAAAGCGATTTGGTGCCGGCAGCTTTACGGCAGCGCGCGTTGCCTCGTCCAACAATACGGCGGAAACCGGACGAACAAAATGTCGCAGCGGTCGCGGAAGCCAGGATTCCACAACGCCGAATGTGCCGTCGGATACGCTGCGGTTGGCATTGCTGAACCGGAACTGCTCCCGCACATACTGTTCACTGAAGTCGCGCAGTGCTGTCAGTGACTCGGGAATATCGCTGATCCCCATTCTTTCGCCAACCCGGTACCAAAACAGGAACAGGGATTCCTGTTCTTTGTCCGTCAGGCGGCGCCAGCCAAACCGCTGAATCCAGTCGATAGGATCCAGTATGAAAGTAGAAAGTACGAACAGATAGTCTCTGTTGGCGATGGCAAAATGCCCGTGGGTTCGGTTCATTCTGGCCAGTGCCGCGTTTCCCTCCACACTGTCGTAGCCATAGCGCAGTAACTGAAGCATCAGTAGCGAGGTATCGTCGTAGCGCTTTTGGCCGTTGCGCGTGAATTCCCCGGTACGCTCGAGCAGACCGCTGATGCTCGGCGAGGCGAATGTGCGAAACAGGGCCAGCTCCAGGGCGCGATTGAAATCCCACAGAAAGCCGTCGCATACGATCAGGTGGACAATTTCACAGTGGTCCGCAAATGGGTTTAGCCGGTCTATTTCCCGGCGAATGCGTTTCCTCCTCAACATTGCCCCCGCTTCATTACACGCGTTTTCTTTTAAAAACTATTTGTAGAGAAATCCGTCGGGCAGGCCGAGTCGCTGACAGGCATGCACCGCGGGACTTGCCTTGATCACAAGTCGGTCCGCGAGGCGGCCGCTGAGTTTGATCAGGGAATGCTGCCAGGATTTCAGCTGCCAGCGCGGGGCGTCGAGTTCCAGGTGCTGTCGGGTTTCCGCTGGCAGTATCGCGACGGCGGCGCGCACCAATAGGTGCTGGTAGGGCCGCAGGAGTTTCGGGAATACCGAAGTGCTCAGCATCAGCTCGAGAAATTCCCCGATGACGCCAGTGGGTTTCAGTTTCGGTTGCATGGCTGCAAACAGCGATTGTTGTTCTGCCTGTGAACGCGGCGCTCCCAGTGCACCATAGAGGCTTGCCGGAAGGCTGCCTTCCCGGTAGACGCTGTCTTTTTCCACATCGGTGAGAGGCTTCACTAACTGGCTATAGGCTTCCAGAAAGCCGTAACTGGCGGTGCCCTGCACCCAGTTCAGCAGTTCCTCGTCGTTGGCGTTGTAGGTGAACCCCTCTTCCGTTACGCCGGAGATTTTTCCGTGCATACGGCGGATTCCGGCGATCATGGCTTCCGCTTTACTGCGCGGTCCGTACACGGTGACCATGGCGGCGAGACCGGTGCGGCGCAGGCGACCCATGGGGTCGGTGCGGAAGCTGGTGTTGTTCCACACCCCGTCGCGCACCCGTGGCTCTGCCAGTTCCAGAATGACGGCGGTGATACCGCCGACAAACATGGAGACCGGATTCTTGAAGATGCGCCAGGTAACCGAGTCCGCCGGGAGCAGGGCATCTTCTCCCGGCGGTTGGCGGAAGTCGAAGCGCTCGTCGCCCATCCGCCGGTTTACGGCTTGTTCGATGAAATCCATAAATCTCAGAAATTACCTCGCAGGGTCAGGCCCTAAAAGTTGCCACGCAACGTTAAACCATAGGTGCGGGGGTAAGACACGTAGGCATTGTAGTCCCCGGCCTGCAGCGGAGAGTCGAAGTGCACGCTGGCGTAGCGGTTGTCGCCACAGTTCTGGCACCAGGCGGATAGCGACCAGTTGGCAGCGTCCGGGCGCACGCCGATGTTGGCGGTGTATTCGCTCTGCGCATCCACCTTCAGGTCGTTGGAGGTATTGGAGAAAATTTCCGAGTTGTACACCATCCCCACACGCCCAAACAGGTTGAGGCCGCTGGCGATGGGGCGCTCGAAATCCAGAGCCAGGTTGGCGGACAGCTCCGGTGCCATGGCAAAGCGACGTTCGGCGAGGAAACCGAGCACCGGGTCGTCGCCAAAGCGTGCTTCCGCCAGGTGCGTCAGGTCGAACATCAGCGAGAAGGTGTCGTTCAGAAGGAACTGGTTTTCCAGTTCCAGGCCGTAAACAGTGGCCTCGGGCGCATTGTCCACGGTGAACTTGGTGCCCTGGAACTGGGCCAGCTGCAGGTTGGTGATGTCGTTGTAGAAGAGCGCCAGGTTGCTGCGCGCGCGGCCATTCCAGTATTCGGTCTTGAGCCCCAGCTCGTAGCCGTCCATATATTCCGCGTGGTAGCTGGGATTTTCGGGGATGGCGCCGGGCACTTCTTCCGGGTTATTCAGGTTGGTGCCGGCGCCGCTGTTGTCGATGTTTACCCCACCGGATTTGTAGCCGCGGCTGTAGGAGGCGTAGGCCATCGCCCGGTCTGAATAGTGGTACTGGGCGGAAAGGGAGCCGCTGAAGGCGTCCTCTTCGTAGTGGTCGTCAAACTCCGGGCCAGGCTGCGCGGTGAGCACGCGGAATACCGCGTTGCGCGCCTCGGTGAAGCTGTTGCGGAACATGGCACCGTTCTTTTCGTCGCGGGAATAGCGCAAGCCGGCGGTCAGGCTCCACTGTTCGTTGATGTCCAGGTTCCAGTGGCTGAAGGCGGCGTAGGAAATGCTGTCTGCGGGCATATCCACATCGCTCCACTGCCCTTCGGTGGCGTCCACGGTTCCGGGCGGGTAGCCGTAGAGCTGGAAGAACAGGGTATCCCAGTAAAACTGCGCCTGGTCGCCCCACCAGAGTTCGTGGTGGGCGTCGATGTCCTCGTCGGCATAGTAGAGCCCTACCACATAGTCGGCACTGGCGAAGGGGCCGACTTGCTGAAGGTCGCCGTTCAGGGTGAACTCCTGAGAAAACAATTTGGTCTGCAGTGACTCGTTGATGGTCAGAATATTCGCGCCGACAAAGTCCGCGTCCATGCCCTGTTGGGAGATGCGCCAGTCGCGCAGGCTGGATACGGACTTGAGGGTGCGCCCGCCGTCCAGCTGCCAGGCCATCTGCAGTACCGCGCCCTTGTCTTCGATGGATTGGTCCGTCTTGTTACTCAACACCTGCTGGTAATCGCGCAGGGTATCTGACGGCAGTTGTTTGCCCTGGGCCTGCACCAGTGCATTGATCAGCGGCTGCGTGGGTCCGTCGATGGCATCCACCTGGCCGTAGCAGCAGTTGTTGTCTTCCTGGAACCAGTCGAGGATCAGGCGGCTGGAAAAGGTTTCCGAGGGTTCGTACAGGAACTGGACCTTGGTACCGCGGGGCTCACGACCGTTGTAGTCGCCGCCATTGGGATCTTCAATATAGCCATCCTCACTGCCCCAGATGGCGGCCACGCGCATGGCCCAGTCATCGTTCAGCGGCATATTGGCCGCGCTGCGCACTAGCTGGTTGCCGTAGTTGCCCACGCCCACTTCGTAATCCAGGGTGAAGGCATCGGTATCGGGGGCGTTGCTGTTGAGGATCAGTGCGCCCGCCGAGGTGTTTTTGCCGAACAGGGTGCCCTGGGGGCCGCGCAGGATTTCCAGGCTCGCCATATCCAGCCAGTTTTGCATCGCCTGGCCGGCGCGGGTGCGATAGACGCCGTCCACAAACACACCCACCGCGCCTTCAAAGGCGCGGCTGTTGCCGACGGTGCCGATACCGCGAATCACGATATTGGCGCTGTTGGCGGCGCTGTTCACCACCGCAAAGCGGGCGCTGGAGGAAATTTGCTGGATATTGGCGATGCTGTCGACCTGGGCCGCCGCCAGTTCCTCGCCGGTAACGGCGGTAACCGCCACTGGGATATCCTGCATGCTCTGTTCGCGACGCTGGGCGGTAACTACGACCTCTTCTAGCTGCAGTTTTTCCTGGGCGGTTGCAGCCACCGGTATCGCGGCGGTAATGGCCGAGGCCAGGGCACTGGTGACCAGGGTCCATGTGCGCAGGGGTAGTGGTGGCGTATGTTTCATCATCGGCATGGCGGCTTCCCTCTCATCCTTTTGTTATGTTTGTCTCGTTGTGGTTATTGAGCCGGATTAGGCCAGTATGCGCAGGGCATCAAAAATTGATTCGTCCGTTTGGATGAATTTCAACGGAGCAGATGTCGTCGGTGGGCTTTAATCATTCCTGATGAGCGACCTGATCCGGTTGTCCTGTGCTGCGTATCAATGACTTTGAGGTGGGATATGAAAAACCTTGCTGGGCTACTGCTGTTGCTGTGTAGCCTGCTTGCCGCGAGTTGTACCGGTGTTCCCGAGGGGGTTGCGCCCATCGATGATTTCACCCTCGATCGCTATCTGGGCAAGTGGTACGAAATTGCGCGCCTGGATCACTCTTTCGAGCGCGGCCTGAGTCGGGTAACGGCGGAATACAGCTTGCGGGATGACGGCGGCGTTAAAGTGGTGAATCGCGGGTTTGATGCCGAGCGCGCCAGGTGGCAGCAGTCCGAGGGCAAGGCCTATTTTGTCGGTGCGCCCAATGTGGGGCACCTCAAGGTCTCTTTCTTCGGGCCCTTTTACGGTTCCTATGTGATTTTCGAACTGGACGATGACTATCGCTACGCCATGGTGTCCGGGCCGGACCGCTCTTACCTATGGTTGCTGTCGCGCACGCCTACCGTCGATGCCTCGTTGAAACAGCGGTTTTTGCAGCGCGCTGCGGAACTGGGCTTTGACGCCGATGCGCTGATCTTTGTGGAGCAGTCGCCGTTGCCTACCGAGTAAATCCTTGCATCGGTGCCTGATCCCTAAACCCGGCCCTGACTTTTCTGTTTTACAAGAGAAGAAAGTCAGGGGTAATTTTTCTCCTGACCGCCGCTTATGGAGCCTTATCTATACTGGCTGTAACGGATTAATCGTTGCACAGTGAGGGGTGGTGTGGGCACTGGTGTTTCCAATTTCTTTACAGCCGACGGCGGCGTTCGCGGCCGATCCTCTCCTCGATCGCCGGCGCGGCGCAGGTTTGTGCACACACAGTTGCTGCTTGGCGGCGGTTTGGCGCTGTTACCCGCCGCCCTGCTTCACGCGCAGTCTGACACTCTGCCGGACAGCACCCGTGAGGCTGGGCGTCGCCTGGGCAAGTTTTTCGAGGTGTCACAGAAACTGCTGCAACCACTGCCGGTGAATACCCAGCTGGATCGACGCGTAGCCGCGCGTTTACTGGCAGCGCTCAACAGCGAGTTTCCGAGCTTTCCCCAGCAGCTGGATTTGATGCCCGATGACCCCGGTCCCGCCGAGCGGCATTCACCGGTGGCACAGCTGATCGTGTCCGCCTGGTACCTTGGATCGGTGGGCAAAACACTGGTGACTTTTGAGCGTGCACTCATGTACCGGCTTACCGCGGATGTGCTCCCGGTACCCAGTTATTGCTATGGCAAACCCGGTGACTGGGCTGCGGCACCACATGCAAATTTCGGGGAGTCGTGAGTTTGGCGAGCCAGGAAGCAGAATATGTGGTGATTGGTTCCGGCGTGGCCGGGGCGCTGGTGGCGAATGAGCTGGCGCGAGCCGGAAAGTCGGTGCTGATCCTGGAGGCCGGCCCCAGGATTCCCCGCTGGCAGACGCTGGAGCGCTTTCGCAACCTGCGCGACAAATCGGATTTTATGGCAGCGTATCAGTCCGCCCCCTGGGCGCCTCATCCACAGTACGGTGAATTCGCGAATGACTACCTGATCTTCAAAGGCAGCCACCCATTCAACTCGCAATATATCCGCGCGGTGGGTGGCACCACCTGGCATTGGGCTGCCTCCTGCTGGCGGTTTTTACCCAGCGATTTCAAATTGAACAGCCTGTACGGCGTGGGACGCGACTGGCCGATTGAATACGCCGAGCTGGAACCCTGGTACCAGCGCGCCGAGCAGGAGCTGGGTGTCTGGGGACCTGCAGACGAAGAACTGGGCTCACCGCGCTCGGCACCCTACCCCATGCAACCTTTGCCGCTGTCGTACAACGAGGCGAGGGTAAAAGAGCGCATGAATGGCCACAACCCGGCGTGGCGAGTGGTGACAGAGCCGGTGGCGCGCAACAGCCGCCCCTATGACGGCCGCCCCACCTGCTGTGGCAATAACAACTGCATGCCTATCTGCCCTATTGGCGCCATGTACAACGGCGTAGTGCATGTGGAAAAGGCCGAGGCAAATGGTGCCGAACTTATCCACAGCGCGGTGGTAAACCGGCTGGTGAGTGAGGGGGATCGAATCATCGCCGCCGAGTACAAGGATCCGCTGGGCAATAATTATCGGATTACCGGCAAAAACTTTATTCTCGCCGCCAACGGCATCGAAACCCCAAAATTGATGCTGATGTCCTACGGCCGCCACAATCCCACCGGGGTGGGTAATCGCTCGGATATGGTAGGGCGCAATCTGATGGACCACCCGGGGACCGGAGTGCGTTTTTACGCCGATGAGCACCTGTGGCCGGGGCGCGGCCCCCAGGAAATGACCTCGATGGTCGGCTTTCGCGACGGCGATTTCCGCGCCCGGTACGCGGGCAAGAAACTGCACCTGTCGAATATCTCCGCGGTACAGAAGGCGGCCCGCGCGGCGCTGCAACAACGGGAGCCCATCGATGTGCCCGAACTCACCGTGCGGCTCCGGGATCGCGCTGCGCGCCATGTGGAGTTCAACAGCTTCCACGAGATACTGCCACTGCCGCAAAATCGCATCCGCCCGAGCACCTCGGAAAAAGATGCCAGTGGCATCCCCCGGCCGGAAATTACCTACCACATCGATGACTATGTGGTGAAAAGTGCCGCGCACACCCGTGCAACTTATGCCGAAATCGCCAAAGTACTGGGCGGTACCGACATCACCCATAGCGATGATTTCGCCCCCAACAACCATATCAGCGGCACCACCATCATGGGCGCCAGGGCGGAGGATTCGGTGGTGGATAAGGACTGCCGCACCTTCGATCACCCCAATGTGTTTATTGCCGGTAGCTCGGTGATGCCCACCGTGGGTACCGTCAATGTCACCCTCACCATCGCCGCGCTGGCCCTGCGCCTGGCGGATACGCTGATCAAGGAGTCGTGAGGATGCACTGGCGTTTGGCGCTCACGGGACTGGTGTGTGCACTGTTGCCTCTGGCCTGGCTGAGCGCTCAGGAAATCTGGGATCAGGCCGCGGTGTCTGAAGTGAATACCGAACTGAACCGGCCAGCACTCATCGAAAGAGGCCGCTACCTGGCCATCGCCGGGGACTGCCAGGCGTGCCACACCAAACCCGGTGGCAGCGCTTTTGCCGGTGGTCGCGGGCTGGAAATCCCCAAGCTGGGCACCCTCTACAGCAGCAATATCACACCGGATATCAACACCGGCATTGGCGGTTGGAAACTGGAGGAGTTCGAGCGCGCCCTGCGTCGGGGAATTGGCAAAAACGGGCGCAACCTCTACCCCGCCATGCCCTACGAGTCCTACGCCAAAATTACTGATGAGGATATTGAGGCACTCTACGCCTATTTCCTGTTCGGGATAGAGCCGGTACATGAAGCGCCGCCAGCCAACAAAATTCCCCGACTGCTCAGTGCGCGCTGGCCGCTGGCAATTTGGAATTTCCTGTTCAGGCCCAGTGGGCCTTTTGAGTCAAGCCCGGATCAGGGTGCGGAGTGGAACCGCGGCGCCTATCTGGTACAGGGCCTGGCGCATTGCGGCGAATGCCATACCCCGCGGGGGATCGCGTTACAGGAAAAAGCCTACGACGAGAACAGCAAGGGGTATCTCAGTGGCGGCCCGGTGCTGGATGGCTGGGAAGCCTACAACATTACACCCGACCCGGTGAGTGGCATCGGTGACTGGACTTCCGCGCAATTGCAGCAGTATCTGAAAACCGGTCACGTAAATCGCCTTGCCCAGGCTGGCGGCCCCATGGCCGAGGCGATCGAAAACAGTTTTGCAAAAATGACGGACGCCGATATCCGCGCGATGGTGACCTATCTGCGCAGTATTCCGTCGGTCAGTGGAAAAACCCGGGTAGCGCGACAGGCGCGAGGTACACCGGCCACCGATGTCATTATCAAGCGCGGTAACCTGCTTGCCATCGACCGCAGCCCGGTGCTGCGATCCGATGGCGCGCGCCTGTATTTGGGGCTGTGTGCCAGCTGCCATGGTGTCGACGGCGGTGGCAGCAACGATGGCCATTACCCCTCGCTGATCCGCAATTCCACCGTCGGCGCGGCCAGCGAGCACAACCTGCGCCAGGCGATTCTGCAGGGCATAAGTCGCACCGTGAACGGCGAAGAAAAAATGATGCCAGGCTTCGCCAGCGAGTTGAGCGAAGAAGATCTGAGCAAGCTACTGGAATACCTCCGCCGGCAGTTCGCTGCGCCACCACCGAGTGATGCTTCCGTAAAAATCGATCAGGCGGCGTCTCCGCAAACTGCCATTCCATAACTTTCTGACAGAAACTTTACCAAAATATCCCGCGGCGACGGTTTACCTTGTGTCGCCTCTTCTGATCCGGTAGAACCGACACATAAACCTAAGATAAATGGCTTTATGTTTCACATCCAAGGCACTGTCGGTGATCCGCAGTGCAAGCGCTCCAGCGATTACCACCTCAGCGAGTGGTTCGACAATTAGTTGACCGTTACCAGATCTGGTAACGGGCAGCCCTTTCCTGCCTGATTTTTTCCCAGCTTCCAACCTCGGCTCAGTCTCTGGCTGTGCGCTATTTGCGTCGTATTGCCTCGGCTGTGCCGGCGAGACCCAAGACTTACAACAACGACGACACACCCAAGGGGAAAGTGATGAAATCATCCAACAAGCAACTACTGGCTTTGGCGATCGCCGCGGTCAACTGCGCACCGGTAGCGGTGCTGGCACAGAGTGAAACCGAAAAAAACATGGTGCTCGAAGAAGTCGTGGTAACAGCCAGTCGCCGCGCCGAGAGCATCCAGGACATTCCCTACAACATAACCGCGGTAACCGGCGAGTTTATCAACGACATCGGCGCTGACGATTTGAGCAAAATGTCCCAGTTCATTCCGGGCATGCAGATGATCGACGCCGGCGCCCGCAGCACCGGTCTGGTGACCCTCCGCGGTATGAACGTCGGTGGCCTGGAAGCATCCGAGAACCAGGGCGGTAAGGACATCATTTCCCGCTACGTCAACGACACGCCGCTGCTGATCGACTTCAAACTGGTGGACATCGAGCGCGTGGAAGTCCTGCGTGGGCCCCAGGGCACCCTGTACGGCCGCGGTGCCATGGCCGGTACCCTGCGCTATATCCTCAACAAACCGAACACTGAAGCTACCGAGGGTTCGCTGCGCACCGAGGTGTACAAGAACAGCGAGAGTGACGGTTTCTCCAATGAGGTAAGTGGCGTACTCAACCTGCCGCTGTCCGACACCCTGGCTCTGCGTATGTCCGGTACCCGCGTGGATGATGCCGGCTTTGTGGATTACAACAACGTGCTGGCTGAGCCGGGCGTTTCCAACGACGAGCGCAAGATCAAGGACGCCAACACCGAAGAAACCACTTCTGCCCGGTTCGCCCTGCGCTGGGAGCCGACCGATACCTTCTTCGCCCAGGCCAACTACTACCTGCAGGATTCCAAGGCCGGTGGCCGTCAGGCGGTGAACCCGGGCTTTACCGGAGACGACTTCACCTCTTCCCTGCGCTACGAAGAAGTGCGTGAGAACAAGGACACCCTGTTCAACGTGGAGCTGGGATACAACAGCGACGCCATCGAAATCTTCTCCACCACCTCCGTGGCGGAATACGAAGGCATCGGTAACCGCGACCAGACCGACCTGCTGTGTGTAGACATCTGGAGCGGCTATTGCGATTTCCCGCAGTTCTCCGCATACACCGTAGATGACAACCAGTCCGAGTCCCTGGTACACGAGACCCGCTTCCTGTCCACCGACGAGAACTCCCCCGAGTGGCTCGACTGGATCGCCGGCGTCTACTACGAGGAAACCGACACTCTGCTGGATGCCCGCGAGTACACGCCCGGCTTCGGCGACTTCGTGGTGAACG
It encodes:
- a CDS encoding cysteine hydrolase family protein, with amino-acid sequence MPEQLFQTANPALLVIDVQQAIDHFDTGNRNNPDAERVIAQLLQHWRECGLAVIHVRHASKFPESPYHQDSPYFDFKRDVVPLGNERVFTKSENCAFIGTELGDWLNGEGINELVICGVLTNNSIDATVRVAAGLGYGVLIPADATAAFPLPRLDGKFVAAEDVHWIFLSNLDGEYGRVCSAEQLLGSLREMAR
- a CDS encoding oxygenase MpaB family protein, translated to MLRRKRIRREIDRLNPFADHCEIVHLIVCDGFLWDFNRALELALFRTFASPSISGLLERTGEFTRNGQKRYDDTSLLMLQLLRYGYDSVEGNAALARMNRTHGHFAIANRDYLFVLSTFILDPIDWIQRFGWRRLTDKEQESLFLFWYRVGERMGISDIPESLTALRDFSEQYVREQFRFSNANRSVSDGTFGVVESWLPRPLRHFVRPVSAVLLDEATRAAVKLPAPNRFYRSIVPGALKLRAKWLAFFGRSGEPAWPDGYRSYPQGYTIETLAPKRILEVEQQASNSRKNPTDRETVE
- a CDS encoding oxygenase MpaB family protein — translated: MDFIEQAVNRRMGDERFDFRQPPGEDALLPADSVTWRIFKNPVSMFVGGITAVILELAEPRVRDGVWNNTSFRTDPMGRLRRTGLAAMVTVYGPRSKAEAMIAGIRRMHGKISGVTEEGFTYNANDEELLNWVQGTASYGFLEAYSQLVKPLTDVEKDSVYREGSLPASLYGALGAPRSQAEQQSLFAAMQPKLKPTGVIGEFLELMLSTSVFPKLLRPYQHLLVRAAVAILPAETRQHLELDAPRWQLKSWQHSLIKLSGRLADRLVIKASPAVHACQRLGLPDGFLYK
- a CDS encoding TonB-dependent receptor; translation: MPMMKHTPPLPLRTWTLVTSALASAITAAIPVAATAQEKLQLEEVVVTAQRREQSMQDIPVAVTAVTGEELAAAQVDSIANIQQISSSARFAVVNSAANSANIVIRGIGTVGNSRAFEGAVGVFVDGVYRTRAGQAMQNWLDMASLEILRGPQGTLFGKNTSAGALILNSNAPDTDAFTLDYEVGVGNYGNQLVRSAANMPLNDDWAMRVAAIWGSEDGYIEDPNGGDYNGREPRGTKVQFLYEPSETFSSRLILDWFQEDNNCCYGQVDAIDGPTQPLINALVQAQGKQLPSDTLRDYQQVLSNKTDQSIEDKGAVLQMAWQLDGGRTLKSVSSLRDWRISQQGMDADFVGANILTINESLQTKLFSQEFTLNGDLQQVGPFASADYVVGLYYADEDIDAHHELWWGDQAQFYWDTLFFQLYGYPPGTVDATEGQWSDVDMPADSISYAAFSHWNLDINEQWSLTAGLRYSRDEKNGAMFRNSFTEARNAVFRVLTAQPGPEFDDHYEEDAFSGSLSAQYHYSDRAMAYASYSRGYKSGGVNIDNSGAGTNLNNPEEVPGAIPENPSYHAEYMDGYELGLKTEYWNGRARSNLALFYNDITNLQLAQFQGTKFTVDNAPEATVYGLELENQFLLNDTFSLMFDLTHLAEARFGDDPVLGFLAERRFAMAPELSANLALDFERPIASGLNLFGRVGMVYNSEIFSNTSNDLKVDAQSEYTANIGVRPDAANWSLSAWCQNCGDNRYASVHFDSPLQAGDYNAYVSYPRTYGLTLRGNF
- a CDS encoding lipocalin family protein gives rise to the protein MKNLAGLLLLLCSLLAASCTGVPEGVAPIDDFTLDRYLGKWYEIARLDHSFERGLSRVTAEYSLRDDGGVKVVNRGFDAERARWQQSEGKAYFVGAPNVGHLKVSFFGPFYGSYVIFELDDDYRYAMVSGPDRSYLWLLSRTPTVDASLKQRFLQRAAELGFDADALIFVEQSPLPTE
- a CDS encoding sugar dehydrogenase complex small subunit, yielding MHTQLLLGGGLALLPAALLHAQSDTLPDSTREAGRRLGKFFEVSQKLLQPLPVNTQLDRRVAARLLAALNSEFPSFPQQLDLMPDDPGPAERHSPVAQLIVSAWYLGSVGKTLVTFERALMYRLTADVLPVPSYCYGKPGDWAAAPHANFGES
- a CDS encoding GMC family oxidoreductase — encoded protein: MASQEAEYVVIGSGVAGALVANELARAGKSVLILEAGPRIPRWQTLERFRNLRDKSDFMAAYQSAPWAPHPQYGEFANDYLIFKGSHPFNSQYIRAVGGTTWHWAASCWRFLPSDFKLNSLYGVGRDWPIEYAELEPWYQRAEQELGVWGPADEELGSPRSAPYPMQPLPLSYNEARVKERMNGHNPAWRVVTEPVARNSRPYDGRPTCCGNNNCMPICPIGAMYNGVVHVEKAEANGAELIHSAVVNRLVSEGDRIIAAEYKDPLGNNYRITGKNFILAANGIETPKLMLMSYGRHNPTGVGNRSDMVGRNLMDHPGTGVRFYADEHLWPGRGPQEMTSMVGFRDGDFRARYAGKKLHLSNISAVQKAARAALQQREPIDVPELTVRLRDRAARHVEFNSFHEILPLPQNRIRPSTSEKDASGIPRPEITYHIDDYVVKSAAHTRATYAEIAKVLGGTDITHSDDFAPNNHISGTTIMGARAEDSVVDKDCRTFDHPNVFIAGSSVMPTVGTVNVTLTIAALALRLADTLIKES
- a CDS encoding cytochrome c — protein: MHWRLALTGLVCALLPLAWLSAQEIWDQAAVSEVNTELNRPALIERGRYLAIAGDCQACHTKPGGSAFAGGRGLEIPKLGTLYSSNITPDINTGIGGWKLEEFERALRRGIGKNGRNLYPAMPYESYAKITDEDIEALYAYFLFGIEPVHEAPPANKIPRLLSARWPLAIWNFLFRPSGPFESSPDQGAEWNRGAYLVQGLAHCGECHTPRGIALQEKAYDENSKGYLSGGPVLDGWEAYNITPDPVSGIGDWTSAQLQQYLKTGHVNRLAQAGGPMAEAIENSFAKMTDADIRAMVTYLRSIPSVSGKTRVARQARGTPATDVIIKRGNLLAIDRSPVLRSDGARLYLGLCASCHGVDGGGSNDGHYPSLIRNSTVGAASEHNLRQAILQGISRTVNGEEKMMPGFASELSEEDLSKLLEYLRRQFAAPPPSDASVKIDQAASPQTAIP
- a CDS encoding TonB-dependent receptor, coding for MKSSNKQLLALAIAAVNCAPVAVLAQSETEKNMVLEEVVVTASRRAESIQDIPYNITAVTGEFINDIGADDLSKMSQFIPGMQMIDAGARSTGLVTLRGMNVGGLEASENQGGKDIISRYVNDTPLLIDFKLVDIERVEVLRGPQGTLYGRGAMAGTLRYILNKPNTEATEGSLRTEVYKNSESDGFSNEVSGVLNLPLSDTLALRMSGTRVDDAGFVDYNNVLAEPGVSNDERKIKDANTEETTSARFALRWEPTDTFFAQANYYLQDSKAGGRQAVNPGFTGDDFTSSLRYEEVRENKDTLFNVELGYNSDAIEIFSTTSVAEYEGIGNRDQTDLLCVDIWSGYCDFPQFSAYTVDDNQSESLVHETRFLSTDENSPEWLDWIAGVYYEETDTLLDAREYTPGFGDFVVNEWDWSPTGLGDLEYWRYADSTFKEQAVYGEATFHANEQLQFTLGARYFQQEEKFAYDCTMLPFYTGTDPDCRDGDGEIDDTVFKLNAAYNFTDDVMLYATVAEGFRRGGTNAGPQLLDSEQTFSSDSAVNYELGWHTTLGGNIILNGAVFMIDWSDLQVPTKSQEAAINITKNASQGQISGLELSAQAALSDNLMLNGWVTYYDHALDGDAPEIGGYDGDSFPGVPNLQYNLALDYNVAVPTGELTLRGNMYYKDAVDTRLNSLDDNFDNETLKDYHLFNLSADYRLDQWRASLFADNVTNELYYNGVRSAKRYGERGQFYYVGQPRTLGVNVAYEF